The genomic DNA TCTATGGGCAGTGGTCGCCGGATCGCCTGTATGGCAGCGAGCGCATGACCCTCGGCGGCGAAAGTTCGGTGCGCGGGTTCAAAGAGCAAAGCATTTCCGGTGACAATGGCGCGTACTGGCGAAACGAACTCAGCTACACGCTGTTCACGCTGCCGGTCATCGGCCAGGTCAGCGCATTAGCCGCCGTCGACGGCGGCTGGCTGCATTCCAACAGGCTTGATGCCTATGCCGCAGGCACGCTCTGGGGCACTGCCGCAGGGCTGAGTACCGCTAACCGCTGGGTATCGACCTCGTTCACCGTTGGGCTGCCACTTGATTATCCGCACTGGCTTGAGCCGGATCACGTCAGTATTTACTACCGCGTTGCCGTCGCGTTTTAAGGGATTACCGTCATGAATCAGCCTCCCGTTCGCTTCACCTACCGTCTGCTCAGCTACCTGGTGAGCGGCCTGCTCGCCACGCAGCCGTTGCTGCCCGCCGTTGCCGCCACGCTGACGCCAACGGGCAATACCGCCACGGATAATGCAGCGAACGGTGTGCCGATAGTCAATATTGCCACGCCGAACGAGGCCGGGATTTCACACAACCAGTTTACGGATTACAACGTGGGCAAAGAGGGGCTGATCCTCAATAACGCCGCGGACAAACTTGCTCAAACACAGCTCGGCGGATTGATTAACGGCAACGCCAACCTGAAAGCGGGCAAGGAAGCGAAAGGCATCATTAACGAAGTGATCGGCGGCAACCGTTCACAGCTGCAGGGCTATACGGAAGTGGCGGGCAAGGCGGCAAACGTGATGGTCGCCAACCCGTACGGCATTACCTGTAACGGTTGCGGGTTTATCAACACGCCACAGGCCACCCTGACGACCGGGAAACCTGTTTTTGACGCCAGCGGCAATTTACAGACGCTGGACGTGAAAAAAGGCAGTATCACCATTGAGGGCCAGGGGATTGACGCCAGCGGCAGCGATGCGTTGTCGATCATTTCCCGTGCAACCGAAGTGAACGCCGCCATTCATGCTAAGGATTTAAAGGTCATTGCCGGGGCCAACCGCGTTGGCAGTGATGGCAGCGTGCAGGCGCAGCAGGGTGAAGGCCCGGCGCCTACGGTGGCGGTGGATACCGGCGCGCTGGGCGGAATGTACGCCAACCGCATTCACCTGGTGTCCAGCGAGAAAGGGGTTGGGGTGAACCTCGGCGATCTGAATGCCCGCCAGGGCGACATCACCCTGGACGCCAACGGTAAACTCACCGTTCACAACAGCCTTGCCAGCGGGACGTTATCGGCAAAAGGTGAAGAACTTGCGCTGACGGGCGCGCACAAAGCCAACGGTAATCTTTCACTGAGCAGCCAGGGCGACATTGCCCTGAGCAACGGCACCCTGGCCAGCGATGGCGAGCTGGTACTGAATGCCAGCGGCACGATTTCGCATGTGAACGAAAAGCTGACCGTCGGAGGGGGAGCGACGCTGACGGCGAAAAACATCAGCCAGGATGCCGCCAGCGAGATTAACGCTGCCCGTGATATTGCGGTAAATGCTCACGATACGCTGAAAACGCAGGGGCAAATGACCGCCGGGCAAAACCTGACGGTAAGCAGCAACACCCTGACGCAGGACGGCAGTCTGCTGGCGCATAACCGGGCGCAGCTGAGCGCCGACACGCTGAATAACAACGGCTCCGTACAGGGCGCTGCCCTGACGGTGGACAGCTCAGCCCTCCGTAACGCTGGCTCCCTGCTGAGCGGCGGCGGTCTGACGGTCAATGCTCAGGATTTTACTCAAAGCGGCAGTATCGGCGCGAAGGGCTACGCGGATATCACCACCCTCGGCACGCTGATCAATACAGGCTCAGTGGTCAGCGATGATGCGCTGGTGCTGAACGCGCAGGCTGTGACGCAAAACGGTGTGCTGTCCGGTGGCAACGGGCTGACGGTGAATGCGCAGACCCTGAGCTCCGGTGAAAACTCGCTCACTCACAGCCATGCGGCCATGACGCTCAGCGCCACGACGACGACGCTGGACGGGGAGATCAGCGCAGACGGCGATCTCCAGCTTCAGAGCGACCGGCTCACTACGGCGGCGGGCGCACAGCTGCAGAGCGGCAATAATCTCAGTCTCAGCGCCCGGGAAGTGACGCTGGCGGGTACGCAGGCCGCACAAAACGCCATGACGGCCAACACCCGCGAACAGCTGACCCACACCGGCAAAAGCAGCGCGGCAGCGCTGAGCCTTAGCGCACCGGCGCTGAGCAATAGCGGTGTGCTCGTGGCTTCCAGCCTGAACACCCAGTCGCAGCGGCTGACCAACAGCGGTCTGATGCAGGGAGATAACGCCCTCCTGATTGACGCGCAGACGCTGGACAACCAGCAGAACGGTACCCTCTACAGCGCGGCCAATCTGACGCTGGTTATTCCGGACATTCGCAACGGTGGGCTGATTACCAGCGACAGCGCTCTGACGTTACGCTCTGGTTCACTCCGTTATCCCGGCAAAATCATCGCTGAGACGCTGGACGTCAACGCGACGACGCTGAGCGGAGATGGCCTGTTGCAGGGGACCGGAGCGCTGACGCTGACCGGGGACACGCTCTCACAGGGCGGCAGCGGGCGCTGGCTGACGGCGGGCGATCTCGCCCTCAACGGTAACACACTGGATACCGCGGGGACTGTGCAGGGGCAAAACCTGAATGTTCAGGCGGAGAGCTGGGTGAACCGCGGCTCGGCGCTGGCAACCGGTCGTCTCAACGCCACGCTGGGTGAGTCACTGATTAACGACGGCGATCTGATGAGCCAGGGCCATTTCGGTCTGACTGCGCCTGCGCTGACTAACCACGGCAGCATTCTGGCGGCAGGTGACATGTCGCTTGCCGGAGACGTATTCTCCAGCGACGGCACGCTTCAGAGCGACACGCTTTCACTTGGTCATAACCGCATCGACAACAGCGGAACGATGACGGGCCTGCATGGACTGACGCTGAACAGCTCGGGCGCACTGAATAACCGCGGAGACCTGCTCAGCCAGAAATCACTGACGCTGAGCGCGGGAGAGGTCAACAACAGCGGCCGGCTTCAGGGACAAACTATAGCCTTAGACGGCAGCGGCCTGACCAACAGTGGGGCGATTCAGAGCGCGCTGGATTTAGCCCTGACCCTGAGCGGCGACCTGAACGCCGCTACCGGCAGCAAAATCACCGCGCTGGGCGAGGCACGTCTGGCGGGTAAAGCGCTGAGCAACCAGGGGCTGATCAGCGCCAGTACCCTGGCGGTGAACGGTGACTCGCTCAGCAATGACGGCGAAATCAGCGGCGTTAACGGCCTGAACGTGATGCTCAGCGGCACCCTGCAGCAGCAGGGCAAAATGCTGGCCGGTGGTGCGCTTACCGTCAATGCGGGTGATGTCAGCAACAGCGGGCAGGTTCAGGGCGCGGAAAGCCAAATCAGCGCCGGTTCGCTGACCAACAGCGGACGCGTGCAGGGCGACAGCGGCCTGACGCTCACGCTGTTGAATGCCCTGACCAACCAGGCGGGCGGCGTGCTGCTCAGCCAGAATGCATTAAACCTCACTGCGCCTGAACTGACCAACGACGGCACGATTCAGGGCAACGGTCAGACCACGCTCAGTGCGGTAACGCAGGCCCGCAACGGCGGCAACATTCTCTCCGGCGGTGACCTGACGTTTACCACGCCGGACTACAGCGGCAGCGGCTGGCTACAGGCCACTAACCTTATGCTGAACGTGGCGAAGCTTGCCAGCAACGGCACCGTGATGGCGGCAAACCAGGCAACGCTGACCGGTAACAGCCTGAGCAACGGCGGCACCTTCCAGGCCGCACAGTTGAACGTGAACATGCAGACCGTCACCAACAGCGGTACGCTGCTGGGCAACCAGGGGCTGACGCTTAAGGGGAACAGCCTTAATAACGCGGGCGGGAAGGTGTTCAGCGGCGGGGATATGCTCGCTGAAATGGTGTCGCTCAGCGGCGCTGGCCAGTTGGTGGCGCTCGGCAACCTGACGCTGAAGCTCACAAACAGCTTCACCGCGCAGGGCGTTATCGCTTCGAATAAACAGCTTGCAGTCAGTAGCCAGGGCGATATGACCAATGCCGGCACCTTGCAGGGCGACGGTATCACGCTGAACGCCGTGGGCAGACTGACCAACAGCGGACAGCTGACGGCAGGTACGGGCACCACGGTATTGAGCGGCAGTCAGATTGCGATGAATAGCAGCGGCAGCCTGCAGACGGGTGGCGACGTTAACCTGACCAGCCGCGGCAATATTACGCTCGACGGGTTCACCGGTACGGCGGGCAATATGGTGCTGGCGGCAACGGGTTCACTTATCAATACCGCGCTGCTGTACGCGGGTAACAATCTGTCGTTGTTTGCCAACAGTATTCAGAACCTGCGGGGGGATATGCTGGTGGGCAATAACCTGGTGATGCAGAGAGATGCCAGCGGTACGGCGAATGCCGAGGTGGTGAATAGCTCCGGGAATATTGAGACTATTCACGGCGATATCACCATTAAAACCGGACATTTGCTTAACGAACGCACCGGGTTGACATCAACCATCCAGACAACGAATCTGACAACCACATACCCGTGGCTTGGACAAGCCACTGCTAATATTCCAGTGGCGGTACTCGGCGCGGATACGGTAACCCAGAAGAAAACCAGTTCGTATTCGTATGAGGGCTCCTGTGGCGGGGCATACTGTTTTGCCTATGAAGATACACGTTACTACTATGCCCCAATAGCCGGGTACGCGACGAGACAGTTCGCATTAAATCAGACTGAAAACCAGGTGAGTGCCCAAGGCGGGAGCGCGCGTATCGCTTCAGGGCGTGATATGACGATTGTTGCACAACAGCTTAACAATCAGGCCAGTGCAATACTGGCGGATCAAAACCTCATACTGACCGGGAATACACTGACTAACCAGAGTTATCAGAGTGGAACGTATACTGAGTATGCTGTGTACCAGTATGAACGCGTCATCACCGGAGGAAGTGGCCTTACTCCAGGCTACTCACCTACGCACCGCAATACTACTTATGAAAATACGGTACCGTATGTGCTGAAAGGTAACGTGACTGAGAGTATCAATGGTGAGCTTTTCCGGGCAGTGATCCAGGCCGGGGCTGGCGCAACGACTAACTTTACTGATTTTGTCAGCAATGAAAATATTACTGCTCAGGGCGATCGTGTCAGCAACACAATTGTTGCACCGGCTCTGAATGCATTGAGCCAACAGACTGTTGGCACTCCAGAACAGGGTCAGACACTGGCCGATACCGCGACGCTCCCGATTGACTCACTGGAATGGCGCGATCAGATTTCCGGTGCACTTCTGAACATGAGTGGAGGACAAACGCTGGATGCTGTGGATACCAGTGCATGGCCGCTTCCTTCCGGTGACAACGGCTACTTCGTCACCGCGACCGATCCGGACAGCCCGTATCTGATCACCGTTAACCCAAAACTCGATGGCCTCGGTCAGCTCGATCCGTCGCTGTTTGGTGATTTGTATAAGCTGCTGGGCATGACCCCTGGCGCAGCCCCACGCGAGACAGGTAGCCAGTATACCGACGTCAGCCAGTTCCTCGGCTCGTCCTATATGCTGGATCGTCTGGGTCTTGATCCTGACAACGACTACCGTTTCCTCGGCGACGCTGTGTTTGATACCCGCTATGTCAGTAACTACGTACTGAACCAGACCGGTAGCCGCTATATCAACGGCCTCGGTTCCGATCTTGATCAAATGCGCTACCTGATGGACAGCGCGGCCGCAGCGCAAACCGCGCTCGGCCTGACGTTTGGCGTTGCGCTTACAGCCGAACAGATTGCGACGCTCGACCACAGCATCCTGTGGTGGGAAAGCACTACCATCAACGGGCAGATTGTGATGGTGCCGAAGGTCTATCTCTCCCCGAAAGATGTCAGCGTACAAAATGGCAGCGTGATTAGCGGTAATAATGTGCAACTGGCGAGCGGCAACGTCACCAACGGCGGCAGTTCGCTGATTGCCCAAAATGGTTTGTCCATCGACAGTCGCAACAGCATCAATAACCTCAATGCCGGGCTTATCAGCGCGGGCGGTGGGCTGGAGCTGAGCGCTCTGGGTGACATCAACAACATTAGCTCAGCGATTTCTGGCAAAACCGTACAGCTGGAAAGCACCGGCGGCAGCATCAATAACGTCACTCGCACCGAACAGTGGAGCGTAGGTGGCAACAGCCGCCACGGCAATGTTAGCGTCAGCGGCACTGATGTCGGGCAAACCGCTAGCATTACCGCCAGCGATGGTCTGTACATGGCGGCGGCAAATGACATCAATATCACCGGAGCGAACGTAACCGCAGGCGGCGACCTCGCAATGGGCGCAGGCAATAACATCAACATCGCCGCTAACCAGATGACCGACAGCAGCAGCCAGTCAGGCTTCCTGGGTAAACAAGACAACCTTTCGACTTCCACATCGAACCTGGGCAGCAGCATCATCGCGGACGGTAACGCGGCGATGCAGGCAGGTAATGACCTGAATGTCACAGCGAGCGCCATTGACGCAGGCCAAACCGCGCAACTGGTGGCAGGCAATGACCTGAATCTGAACGCGGCGGGCAACGGGCAGACCAGCCGCACGGGCAGCAGCGAAAACCATCAGAGCAGCGCAGACAGAACCACGATTTCAGCGGGCGACAACGTGACGCTGGTCGCCGGGCAGGACGTGACCAGCCAGGCGGCAGGCATCGCGGCGGAAGGAAATGTCGGTATTCAGGCCGGGCGTGACGTGAATCTGCTGGCGGAAGCCACCGTTAATGGCAGCAGTACGCGTGAGAGAAAGAAAACCGTCATTGATGAGTCCGTTCGCCAGCAGGGCACGGAGATTGCCAGCGGTGGCAACACCACGATTATCGCCGGTCGTGACGTAAACAGCGAAGCCGCGCAGGTGGCCGCGCAGGGTGATATTGGCGTTGCCGCCGATCGTGATGTTAACCTGACCACGGCAACGGAAAGCGATTATCACTACTTCGAGCAGACCAAAACCAAAAAAGGTTTCCTCAGCAAGAAGACGACTCATACTATTGAAGAAGACCGTGCGACCCGTGAGGCGGGCACGCTGCTTTCTGGTGATAACGTTACCGTTCAGGCGGGTAACAATCTGCAGGTGAAAGGCTCTTCCGTGGTGGGTGATAACGCCGTGGCGCTGGGGGCAGGTAACAACGTTGATATCGTTGCGGCCACCAACACAGACACCTCCTGGCGGTTTAAAGAGACGAAGAAAAGCGGTCTGATGGGCACCGGTGGCATCGGCCTGACCATCGGCAGCAGCAAATCAACCCATGACTTGCGTGAAAAAGGAACCACCCAGAGTCAGAGCTTCAGTACCGTAGGCTCGACGGGCGGTAGCGTGGCGATTTCCGCCGGAAACCAGCTTCACGTCGGTGGCGCTGACCTTATCGCCGGGCAGGATTTAAGCCTTAGCGGCAACAGCGTCATCATCGAACCGGGGCACGACAAACGCACCCTCGATGAAACCTTTGAGCAGAAGAAAAGCGGGCTGACCCTGGCGCTCTCCGGTACGGTGGGCAGCGCCATTAATAACGCGGTCTCCAATGCGCAGGAAACGAAAGAGACCAGCGATAGTCGTCTGAAAGCCCTGCAGGCCACCAAAACGGCACTTTCTGGCGTACAGGCAGGGCAGGCCGCCGCCGTCGCTTCCGCCACCGGCGACCCGAACGCGATGGGTGTAAGTCTGTCGCTGACGACCCAGAAATCAAAATCGCAGCAGCATACCGAAAGCGATGACGTTTCCGGCAGCACGCTGAATGCCGGGAATAACCTGTCGGTGATTGCCACGGGTAAAAACAAGGGTGACAACAGCGGCAATATCGTGATTGCCGGCAGCCAGCTTAAAGCCGGTGGCGACACGCTCCTGAGCGCACAAAACGACATCCTGTTGAGCGGTGCGGCCAATACCCAGCAGTCCAGCGGGAAAAACAGCAGCAGTGGCGGCGGCGTTGGGGTCAGTATTGGTGCAGGTAAAGGGGCTGGTATCAGCGTATTTGCCAACGTCAATGCCGCCAGCGGCAAAGACAAAGGCAACGGTACCGACTGGACCGAGACCACTATCGACAGCGGGAAAACCGTTACGCTTACCAGTGGACGCGACACGGTACTCAATGGAGCCCAGGTCAGCGGTAATACCCTCATCGCCGATATCGGCCGCGACCTGCTGCTGAGCAGCCAGCAGAACAGCAACCAGTATGACAGTAAGCAAAGCAGCGTTGCCGCAGGCGGGAGCTTCACTTTCGGTACGATGACCGGCTCAGGCTATATCAGCGCCAGTCAGGACAAAATGAAGAGCCGATTTGACTCCGTCGCCGAGCAGACAGGTCTGTATGCCGGCCAGGGCGGTTTTGATATCACCGTCGGCAACCATACCCAACTGGACGGCGCGGTTATCGCCTCAACGGCCAGCGCAGATAAAAACAGCCTCGATACCGGAACGCTTGGTTTCAGCGATATCTATAATGAAGCGGATTTCAAAACGCAGCACTCGGGTATCAGCCTGAGCGGTGCCGGCGACTTTGGTGGCGACCAGTTCAAAGGCAATATGCCAGGTGGGATGATTTCTGCTGCGGGAAGCAGCGGACATGCTGAAGGTACGACTCAGGCTGCGGTGGCTAACGGTACCATCACCATCCGCAATACGGAAAATCAGCAGCAGGATGTGGCGAACCTGAGCCGTGATACGGAGCATGCCAATGACAGCATCAGCCCTATTTTCGACAAGGAGAAAGAGCAGAACCGCCTGAAGGCAATCGGACTTATTAGCGACATTGGCAATCAGGCCGCGGATATTGCCAGGACTCAGGGTGAGCTGAATGCGATTAAAGCCGCGAAGGATCGCATGAGCAGGGCTGAACCTGAAGAGCTGGATGCAGCGAAAGCGCAATGGCAGAAAGAGAATCCGGATAAAACGCCAAAGCCAGAAGATATCAGTAATCAGCTTTACCAGAACTACTACAATGAAGCGTTTGCTGCGACGGGGATGGGAACCGGTGGCGCGGTGCAACGTGGTATCCAGGCGGCAACGGCGGCGCTAACCGCGCTTGCCGGTGGTGGCAACCTGGCGGGTGTTCTGGCCAGTGCATCAGCACCGGAACTGGCTCGTCTGGTGAAGGAAACTACGGAAGATAATACCGCTGTTAACACGGTGGCCCATGCCATTTTGGGCGGTGCGGTTGCGGCATTGCAGGGTAACAGTGCAGTATCAGGCGCTGCGGGCGCGGCAACAGGTGAGCTGGTTGCACGCGCTATTGCGGATATTTATTACCCTGGCGTGAAGATGTCAGACCTGACGGAGTCGCAAAAGCAGACCATCAGCTCACTGGCGAGCGTATCAGCGGGCATTGCCGGCGGGCTGGCGGGAGATAGCACATCGGCGGCGGCGGCGGGGGCGAGCGCCGGGAAGAATGCGGTTGAGAATAATGCGCTCAGTGATATTGCTGAGAATCAGCACTCCGGCATGTCGCAGTCAGAGAAGTATCAGAAAGCCCAGGATGCACTGGTTAAAGCGACTGAGGAGTTTAAGGCGAAAAACTGTGCCGGGCTGAGCACCGAAGCTTGTGGTGCGAAAATGGATGCGCACCGGGATGAACTGCTGGCAGGTTTTGCAGAAGCTGGCAGCGAGTATTTGCCTGTTTATGGTGATTACAAAAGTTTTGCGGAAGCGGACAGTGCACTGGGGTATCTGGCGGCCGTTATTGGTATTT from Klebsiella sp. WP3-W18-ESBL-02 includes the following:
- a CDS encoding hemagglutinin repeat-containing protein; translation: MNQPPVRFTYRLLSYLVSGLLATQPLLPAVAATLTPTGNTATDNAANGVPIVNIATPNEAGISHNQFTDYNVGKEGLILNNAADKLAQTQLGGLINGNANLKAGKEAKGIINEVIGGNRSQLQGYTEVAGKAANVMVANPYGITCNGCGFINTPQATLTTGKPVFDASGNLQTLDVKKGSITIEGQGIDASGSDALSIISRATEVNAAIHAKDLKVIAGANRVGSDGSVQAQQGEGPAPTVAVDTGALGGMYANRIHLVSSEKGVGVNLGDLNARQGDITLDANGKLTVHNSLASGTLSAKGEELALTGAHKANGNLSLSSQGDIALSNGTLASDGELVLNASGTISHVNEKLTVGGGATLTAKNISQDAASEINAARDIAVNAHDTLKTQGQMTAGQNLTVSSNTLTQDGSLLAHNRAQLSADTLNNNGSVQGAALTVDSSALRNAGSLLSGGGLTVNAQDFTQSGSIGAKGYADITTLGTLINTGSVVSDDALVLNAQAVTQNGVLSGGNGLTVNAQTLSSGENSLTHSHAAMTLSATTTTLDGEISADGDLQLQSDRLTTAAGAQLQSGNNLSLSAREVTLAGTQAAQNAMTANTREQLTHTGKSSAAALSLSAPALSNSGVLVASSLNTQSQRLTNSGLMQGDNALLIDAQTLDNQQNGTLYSAANLTLVIPDIRNGGLITSDSALTLRSGSLRYPGKIIAETLDVNATTLSGDGLLQGTGALTLTGDTLSQGGSGRWLTAGDLALNGNTLDTAGTVQGQNLNVQAESWVNRGSALATGRLNATLGESLINDGDLMSQGHFGLTAPALTNHGSILAAGDMSLAGDVFSSDGTLQSDTLSLGHNRIDNSGTMTGLHGLTLNSSGALNNRGDLLSQKSLTLSAGEVNNSGRLQGQTIALDGSGLTNSGAIQSALDLALTLSGDLNAATGSKITALGEARLAGKALSNQGLISASTLAVNGDSLSNDGEISGVNGLNVMLSGTLQQQGKMLAGGALTVNAGDVSNSGQVQGAESQISAGSLTNSGRVQGDSGLTLTLLNALTNQAGGVLLSQNALNLTAPELTNDGTIQGNGQTTLSAVTQARNGGNILSGGDLTFTTPDYSGSGWLQATNLMLNVAKLASNGTVMAANQATLTGNSLSNGGTFQAAQLNVNMQTVTNSGTLLGNQGLTLKGNSLNNAGGKVFSGGDMLAEMVSLSGAGQLVALGNLTLKLTNSFTAQGVIASNKQLAVSSQGDMTNAGTLQGDGITLNAVGRLTNSGQLTAGTGTTVLSGSQIAMNSSGSLQTGGDVNLTSRGNITLDGFTGTAGNMVLAATGSLINTALLYAGNNLSLFANSIQNLRGDMLVGNNLVMQRDASGTANAEVVNSSGNIETIHGDITIKTGHLLNERTGLTSTIQTTNLTTTYPWLGQATANIPVAVLGADTVTQKKTSSYSYEGSCGGAYCFAYEDTRYYYAPIAGYATRQFALNQTENQVSAQGGSARIASGRDMTIVAQQLNNQASAILADQNLILTGNTLTNQSYQSGTYTEYAVYQYERVITGGSGLTPGYSPTHRNTTYENTVPYVLKGNVTESINGELFRAVIQAGAGATTNFTDFVSNENITAQGDRVSNTIVAPALNALSQQTVGTPEQGQTLADTATLPIDSLEWRDQISGALLNMSGGQTLDAVDTSAWPLPSGDNGYFVTATDPDSPYLITVNPKLDGLGQLDPSLFGDLYKLLGMTPGAAPRETGSQYTDVSQFLGSSYMLDRLGLDPDNDYRFLGDAVFDTRYVSNYVLNQTGSRYINGLGSDLDQMRYLMDSAAAAQTALGLTFGVALTAEQIATLDHSILWWESTTINGQIVMVPKVYLSPKDVSVQNGSVISGNNVQLASGNVTNGGSSLIAQNGLSIDSRNSINNLNAGLISAGGGLELSALGDINNISSAISGKTVQLESTGGSINNVTRTEQWSVGGNSRHGNVSVSGTDVGQTASITASDGLYMAAANDINITGANVTAGGDLAMGAGNNINIAANQMTDSSSQSGFLGKQDNLSTSTSNLGSSIIADGNAAMQAGNDLNVTASAIDAGQTAQLVAGNDLNLNAAGNGQTSRTGSSENHQSSADRTTISAGDNVTLVAGQDVTSQAAGIAAEGNVGIQAGRDVNLLAEATVNGSSTRERKKTVIDESVRQQGTEIASGGNTTIIAGRDVNSEAAQVAAQGDIGVAADRDVNLTTATESDYHYFEQTKTKKGFLSKKTTHTIEEDRATREAGTLLSGDNVTVQAGNNLQVKGSSVVGDNAVALGAGNNVDIVAATNTDTSWRFKETKKSGLMGTGGIGLTIGSSKSTHDLREKGTTQSQSFSTVGSTGGSVAISAGNQLHVGGADLIAGQDLSLSGNSVIIEPGHDKRTLDETFEQKKSGLTLALSGTVGSAINNAVSNAQETKETSDSRLKALQATKTALSGVQAGQAAAVASATGDPNAMGVSLSLTTQKSKSQQHTESDDVSGSTLNAGNNLSVIATGKNKGDNSGNIVIAGSQLKAGGDTLLSAQNDILLSGAANTQQSSGKNSSSGGGVGVSIGAGKGAGISVFANVNAASGKDKGNGTDWTETTIDSGKTVTLTSGRDTVLNGAQVSGNTLIADIGRDLLLSSQQNSNQYDSKQSSVAAGGSFTFGTMTGSGYISASQDKMKSRFDSVAEQTGLYAGQGGFDITVGNHTQLDGAVIASTASADKNSLDTGTLGFSDIYNEADFKTQHSGISLSGAGDFGGDQFKGNMPGGMISAAGSSGHAEGTTQAAVANGTITIRNTENQQQDVANLSRDTEHANDSISPIFDKEKEQNRLKAIGLISDIGNQAADIARTQGELNAIKAAKDRMSRAEPEELDAAKAQWQKENPDKTPKPEDISNQLYQNYYNEAFAATGMGTGGAVQRGIQAATAALTALAGGGNLAGVLASASAPELARLVKETTEDNTAVNTVAHAILGGAVAALQGNSAVSGAAGAATGELVARAIADIYYPGVKMSDLTESQKQTISSLASVSAGIAGGLAGDSTSAAAAGASAGKNAVENNALSDIAENQHSGMSQSEKYQKAQDALVKATEEFKAKNCAGLSTEACGAKMDAHRDELLAGFAEAGSEYLPVYGDYKSFAEADSALGYLAAVIGIFPGLGDTAGKFIKGAEKALKAGDLETASKLINKASDEIQAVKALDVGSYNNLKKGEVVGDGLEHDHIPSFAALRTAKENELGRKLTPTEEKALYQNATAVEVPKNVHQAGPTYGGKNTVAQVQQDALDLCGAVCRDTNALRTNMIERGYDPVLVDDAIKQIIDRNRQTGVIK